One Carcharodon carcharias isolate sCarCar2 chromosome 1, sCarCar2.pri, whole genome shotgun sequence DNA window includes the following coding sequences:
- the lrrtm1 gene encoding leucine-rich repeat transmembrane neuronal protein 1, whose translation MDFLLVGLSLQWLLRKPSASVVCALGFLLEMLPAAESVCAGQCRCDGKLVYCESQSLSEMPRNLSGLQGLSLRYNSLSELRADQFGGVLQLTWLYLDHNHIYSVDGAAFRGLRRLKELVLSSNKITQLPNSTFRPMPNLRHVQLSYNNLQSLEPDLFHGLRKLQTLHLRSNALKSIPVRIFQDCRSLEFLDVGYNQLQSLARNAFAGLLKLTELHLEHNDLVKVNFAHFPRLLSLRTLYMQWNKVSIVVNSLEWTWNHLEKLDLSGNEIEFIESYAFEVVPNLKILQLDSNRLTTIEQTILDSWKSLTSISLSGNSWECSRNICALATWLSSFKGRHEGSLLCASPVHTQGEEVLDAVHGFHICDDLVTSTLPISDMTSVPETDQGMTAIRDASSIYVTQDTTGLKTTDLITATSVLSHDQQENTIQVHKVITGTMALLFSFLIVVLVLYVSWKCFPAGLRHLRQCFVTQRRKQKQQQTMHQMAAMSTQEYYVDYKPNHIEGALVIINDYGSCSCHQQPARECEV comes from the coding sequence ATGGATTTCCTTCTTGTGGGTCTCAGTCTCCAGTGGCTCCTGAGAAAGCCTTCGGCGTCGGTGGTGTGCGCGCTCGGCTTCCTGTTGGAAATGCTCCCCGCTGCTGAGAGCGTGTGCGCCGGCCAGTGCCGCTGCGACGGGAAGCTGGTATACTGCGAGTCCCAGAGCCTGAGCGAGATGCCGCGGAACCTGTCGGGTCTGCAGGGTCTGTCCCTCCGCTACAACAGCCTGTCGGAGCTGCGCGCCGACCAGTTTGGCGGCGTGCTGCAGCTCACCTGGCTCTACCTCGATCACAACCACATCTACTCGGTGGACGGCGCTGCCTTCCGGGGGCTGCGCCGGCTCAAGGAGCTGGTGCTCAGCTCCAACAAGATCACCCAGCTGcccaactccactttccggcCCATGCCGAACCTGCGCCATGTGCAGCTCTCCTACAACAACCTGCAGTCTCTGGAGCCCGATCTCTTCCACGGGCTGCGCAAGCTGCAGACGCTGCACTTGAGGTCCAATGCACTCAAGTCCATCCCGGTTCGTATATTCCAGGACTGCCGGAGCCTCGAGTTTCTGGATGTGGGATACAATCAACTGCAAAGCCTTGCACGGAATGCGTTCGCGGGTTTGTTGAAACTAACTGAACTCCACCTGGAGCACAATGATTTGGTGAAAGTAAACTTTGCACACTTCCCACGGCTCCTTTCCCTGAGAACCCTCTACATGCAGTGGAATAAAGTCAGTATTGTAGTGAATTCTTTGGAGTGGACTTGGAACCACCTAGAGAAATTGGACCTCTCTGGGAATGAGATTGAGTTTATTGAATCTTATGCCTTTGAAGTAGTGCCTAACCTCAAGATACTTCAATTGGATTCAAACCGCCTCACCACCATCGAACAGACAATTCTGGATTCGTGGAAATCTCTAACTAGCATCAGCCTTTCTGGAAACAGCTGGGAATGCAGTCGGAATATATGTGCTTTGGCCACCTGGTTGAGCAGTTTTAAGGGTCGTCATGAAGGcagcctgttgtgtgccagccctGTGCATACCCAGGGTGAGGAGGTTCTAGATGCCGTGCATGGCTTTCACATATGTGACGACCTGGTCACAAGCACGCTGCCCATTTCAGACATGACCAGTGTGCCAGAAACAGACCAAGGTATGACAGCAATCAGAGATGCTTCCAGCATATATGTCACACAGGATACAACGGGTTTAAAAACCACTGATTTAATCACTGCCACCAGTGTGCTTTCTCATGATCAACAGGAAAATACCATTCAGGTTCACAAAGTAATCACTGGCACCATGGCGTTGCTTTTCTCCTTTCTGATAGTGGTGTTGGTGCTCTATGTCTCATGGAAGTGTTTTCCTGCTGGCCTAAGGCACTTGAGGCAGTGCTTTGTGACACAGCGCCGcaagcagaaacagcaacaaacTATGCATCAGATGGCTGCCATGTCCACACAGGAATACTACGTGGACTACAAACCCAATCATATTGAAGGGGCATTGGTGATCATTAATGATTATGGATCATGTTCGTGTCATCAACAGCCAGCCAGAGAATGTGAAGTGTAA